The Fluviispira sanaruensis sequence ATTTACTGCTAGGCAGTTGGACAAATATAAATTACCCCTCCCCATCTTCAGTGAATCAATATACTTTAAATAATAATTTTGCAGGTATCATGATTTATGACATTAAAGCTAATTCTCAAAATTTTTTAAATTCGCTTGTTCAAACGAATACAAATAATTCTTTGACAATAAATGTTCTACCAAATTGTTTAAGGTGATTCATTTAAATAAACAACAGATCCATTAAATTTATTATATATTTATAATTAATTATAAAACATATCAATTCTTTCAGAACTCAGTTTTAATGGATGCTTAGCATATTCCAGATCTTAAAAATATTCAAAGTTAAAGTGTAGAATAGTTTCTTTTAGATTTTTATAAGAGGAAATAAAACCCTATTTTATTTAAGGGGTTATTCATTAAAAAAAGAAAATTTTCAGATAAATTAAAATTTATTATTTCATTTTTTCTTTGCAGATTTTTTCTTAGAAACTTTCTTTTTGGAAGGTTTCTTTTTTGTACTTTTAACGCTTTTTGTTTTAGACGATTTTTTAGCTGACATTTTCTTCGTCGTTTTCTTTGTTACTTTCTTTTTGGAAGATTTTTTTGCTGAAGTTTTCTTTTTAATTAACTTACCAAATCCCCAAGCATATCCATCAATATCTACCAAAGCGCACATCCTGTCGCCCCAATATGTATCTTCAGGCTCCATTGTTCCACGTGCACCGTTTGCAATTGCATTTTTGTAAAATTTATCGACGTTATCAACATACACGTAAAGCATATTTGGTGGTGGATTTAAACTCGAAGCGGGAGATTTTGCTTTATCTCCCATTGCTCCTTCTGGGGCAAACATAAATAATGTGATATTTTTATAAGTCATTTCTGCATGATGAATCTGTCCATCCTTACCTGGCTTAGTTTTTGATTTAAAGCCAAAAGCTTTTTTGTAAAAATCCAAAGATTGTTTAGCATCACGAACAGACAAGTAAGGTAACAGCCATGGTGTACGTGGAGGGCGAGGATCCATATTTTTCTCCTTTAGCATTTTATTTTTCCAAAAGTGATAATGGCAAAATTTTAAAGCGGTTTCAATTCATTTCTTTGTCAAAAAAATTGTTATTGAGCTACTTATAGAATACAATTAAATTACATAATCTTCACTTGAGGAAAAAATGACAAAATTGAATCGATTCTTCTCTATATCATTAATTATCTCAGCTTTATTACTTTTAATTAGTAATGCTAATGCATTGCAAGCAGGTAATTACATTTTTGATCAAAAAGACTCTAAAGTAGAGTTTAAAATAAAAAATTTGGGATTTATGAATGTAAGCGGAAAATTCAATATATTTAAAGGCAATCTAAAATTATCTGATAATTTTTTAAATTCAAAAATTGAAGGCATAGTTGAAACGAGTTCAATCGACACAGACAGCGAGTCAAGAGATAAGCATCTGAAAAGTGAAGATTTTTTTGAGGTTGCGAAGTACCCCAATATGAAATTTGTTGGTAAAAACTTAACAGGAGAACAAATGAATTTCAAAGTTACGGGAGATCTCACTATAAAGGGTATCACAAAATCGGTTACTTTTTCTGGTATAAAAAGTGATGATCAAGATAAATTTCAAATTTCATGTATCATTAATAGAAAAGAATTTAATATAATATATGGTTCATTTATTTCTGATGAAGTTCAGATAATTTTAAATTTGCAACCAATAAAAAACTAAATTTGAATTAATTACGAGATTGTATTATTTTTTTTATAGATTTATTAATCTTTTCAATTTTATCTTAATCCACTCTCAAAGTGCGCATAAAATGACGGACAGAACTTGATGTTGCATTTGTTAGAGGAGTAATTCCAAGATTTTTAGATTTATTCGGCAAATAGGTTAAAATAAATTCAAATTAATTTCCGCCCATAAAAAAATAATCTGCTTCATTATTTGAGATTATTTCTATCATTTTCAAATTATTTATTGAGGAAATTAATAAACTTATGGATTCTTTTTGAGCATCCATAGAAGGGGAATAGTTCCTATAACTCAGCAATTTTTGAACGATTGAATCTTCAAAAAAATAGCAAATTTTTTAAGTAATTATAAATCTTTATTCTTTAATAATTCATCAGAACATGCTGAACTTAAAAAACTTTTATCATCTTTTCTTACAATAATAACCATATTTTTATCTTTAAAAAAAGGAATACTAAAATTTGCATATTTTTTTTCTCTCACTATTAAAATTTGTTGCAGGATAACAAATTCTTCTACTATTTTTCCTTATTTCTTGCACATTATGCGCAAATGACATTTTTTCAAACTCAAAAGGAATTTTTAAATCTTTTAATATTTTCGTTACCAATTTATATATTATGCCATTGTTAACATCTTTTATAAAGAAATAAGGTCTAATATGATATTGAATTATTATTTTCTCACTTGGCCAAGCTGGAAAAAAGAAATATAGACGATAAAAAAATATAATATTTTCATAAGTTAATATTTTTAATTTTATAATAGTCTTTATAAAATTTTAAAGAAATTAGCCTTTTGAGCTGGCTTCATTTTCAACTTTACTTGCAAGTTGCTGTTGAATTGCCTTTTTGAGATCGTTTTGTGACTCTCTTTGAGAATATCTTTTCATTTCTTCCATTATA is a genomic window containing:
- a CDS encoding VOC family protein, producing MDPRPPRTPWLLPYLSVRDAKQSLDFYKKAFGFKSKTKPGKDGQIHHAEMTYKNITLFMFAPEGAMGDKAKSPASSLNPPPNMLYVYVDNVDKFYKNAIANGARGTMEPEDTYWGDRMCALVDIDGYAWGFGKLIKKKTSAKKSSKKKVTKKTTKKMSAKKSSKTKSVKSTKKKPSKKKVSKKKSAKKK
- a CDS encoding YceI family protein, producing MTKLNRFFSISLIISALLLLISNANALQAGNYIFDQKDSKVEFKIKNLGFMNVSGKFNIFKGNLKLSDNFLNSKIEGIVETSSIDTDSESRDKHLKSEDFFEVAKYPNMKFVGKNLTGEQMNFKVTGDLTIKGITKSVTFSGIKSDDQDKFQISCIINRKEFNIIYGSFISDEVQIILNLQPIKN